A part of Methanomassiliicoccaceae archaeon genomic DNA contains:
- a CDS encoding A24 family peptidase C-terminal domain-containing protein, with amino-acid sequence MIVPETVPLMLFMLIIAVLGSAALSDVRSREVHDLHWAAIGLIGIAFWLISALYHGAKWEYFAMAAGSGIIMFDILWDSDRSKTVSVAIYGSILVFFLLPYIVSRSDPIVQAGMTIPVFYILYMLMYLAGLLRGGADAKCMISLTVAFPFYPVFWNFPILGVPEGVLPQVFVFSVAVLFHALLFSLTVALYNVYRNLRDGNKGKRMFQGYMMDIDEAETSHVWPMDDADGEKLFSTPISEDAADIYSRLRNYGERKIWVTPMIPFILPIFASALFVGLAGNLLFLI; translated from the coding sequence GTGATCGTTCCGGAGACCGTGCCGCTGATGCTTTTCATGCTCATAATTGCGGTCCTTGGGTCCGCGGCCCTAAGCGACGTGCGGAGCCGGGAGGTCCACGACCTGCATTGGGCCGCCATAGGCCTGATCGGGATCGCGTTCTGGTTGATCTCCGCCTTGTATCACGGGGCAAAATGGGAATATTTTGCGATGGCCGCAGGTTCCGGGATCATAATGTTCGACATCCTCTGGGACTCGGACCGCTCCAAGACCGTTTCCGTTGCCATATACGGTTCGATATTGGTCTTTTTCCTGCTGCCATATATTGTCTCGCGGTCTGACCCGATTGTGCAGGCGGGGATGACCATACCCGTCTTCTACATTCTGTATATGCTCATGTATCTGGCAGGGCTGCTGAGAGGCGGTGCGGATGCGAAATGCATGATATCGCTTACTGTGGCCTTCCCATTCTATCCGGTGTTCTGGAACTTTCCCATCCTGGGCGTACCGGAAGGTGTTCTCCCTCAGGTCTTCGTGTTCTCCGTCGCGGTGCTGTTCCATGCACTTCTCTTCTCGCTTACCGTGGCATTATACAATGTTTACAGGAATTTGCGGGACGGAAACAAAGGAAAGAGGATGTTCCAAGGTTATATGATGGACATAGACGAGGCCGAAACGTCCCACGTCTGGCCCATGGACGACGCCGACGGCGAAAAACTTTTCAGCACCCCCATATCCGAAGATGCCGCAGACATATATTCCAGGCTCAGAAATTACGGTGAAAGGAAGATTTGGGTCACTCCGATGATACCTTTCATTCTGCCGATATTCGCTTCTGCGCTCTTCGTCGGCCTGGCGGGGAATCTGCTGTTCCTCATCTGA